A genomic stretch from Hemibagrus wyckioides isolate EC202008001 linkage group LG02, SWU_Hwy_1.0, whole genome shotgun sequence includes:
- the arf2a gene encoding ADP-ribosylation factor 2a — MGNMFAGLFKNLFGKKEMRILMVGLDAAGKTTILYKLKLGEIVTTIPTIGFNVETVEYKNISFTVWDVGGQDKIRPLWRHYFQNTQGLIFVVDSNDRERVNEAREELTRMLAEDELRDAVLLVFANKQDLPNAMNAAEITDKLGLHSLRHRNWYIQATCATSGDGLYEGLDWLSNQLKNAK; from the exons ATGGGGAACATGTTTGCAGGCCTCTTTAAGAACCTCTTTGGGAAGAAAGAGATGCGAATCCTGATGGTGGGTTTGGATGCTGCTGGCAAAACCACCATCCTGTACAAACTCAAACTGGGAGAGATCGTCACCACCATCCCCACTATCG GTTTTAACGTAGAGACAgtagaatataaaaacattagtTTCACGGTTTGGGACGTCGGCGGTCAGGATAAGATCCGGCCGCTGTGGAGGCACTACTTCCAGAACACACAAG GTCTGATCTTCGTGGTGGACAGTAACGATAGGGAGCGAGTGAACGAGGCGAGAGAGGAGTTGACGAGGATGCTGGCTGAAGATGAGCTCAGAGATGCCGTGTTGCTCGTTTTCGCCAACAAACAg GATCTGCCTAATGCTATGAACGCAGCAGAGATCACAGATAAACTGGGTCTGCACTCACTGCGGCACCGCAACTGGTACATCCAGGCCACGTGCGCTACCAGCGGAGACGGGCTCTACGAAGGCCTTGACTGGCTCTCCAACCAGCTGAAAAACGCTAAATGA